A stretch of [Clostridium] scindens DNA encodes these proteins:
- a CDS encoding alanine dehydrogenase yields MKAGILKDIKIGENRVIATPVEVASLIADGHEVLVQKGAGVKAGFADEKYAEAGAVMVDTAEEIYGTCDFVAKVKEFEPSEYGLLREGQIVFTCIHPAAHPEEVQALLDQKVIAFTAEDSHRYGSPNCEAAGKQGALMGLDSMLTIHGGKGKFVSGLGAAPGMKVLILGGGVVGQAALAVLHALGAWVTVADINIGTLRSLQNQYRQNINTMISNRENIRQILPETDMVLNCVKWPKGNTQYLITREMVRTMEPGSVIVDISNDEQGALETFHETTHENPRYVEEGVVHYCVSNIPGAIANSTSVAYAASVLPHFRSILNLGVAEACARDGFLRRSLTAYQGYLTHEETSALQNRPWIRPEDILGISDRALDPAPPATVSRSDNFIKL; encoded by the coding sequence ATGAAGGCAGGTATATTAAAAGATATCAAGATTGGTGAAAACCGCGTGATCGCAACACCTGTGGAAGTGGCCAGCCTGATTGCGGATGGACATGAAGTACTGGTGCAAAAAGGCGCTGGTGTAAAGGCAGGGTTTGCAGATGAAAAGTATGCAGAAGCCGGCGCTGTCATGGTCGATACGGCAGAAGAGATTTACGGCACCTGTGACTTTGTGGCTAAGGTAAAGGAATTCGAGCCATCGGAATATGGCTTGTTAAGAGAAGGGCAGATTGTATTTACCTGTATCCATCCGGCTGCGCATCCGGAAGAAGTGCAGGCACTGCTGGATCAGAAAGTCATTGCATTCACAGCAGAAGATTCTCACAGATATGGCTCTCCGAACTGTGAGGCGGCAGGCAAGCAGGGGGCTCTGATGGGGCTGGACTCCATGCTTACCATTCATGGAGGCAAAGGAAAGTTCGTAAGCGGACTTGGAGCAGCGCCTGGAATGAAGGTTCTGATCTTAGGAGGCGGAGTGGTAGGACAGGCTGCGCTCGCCGTCCTGCACGCATTAGGCGCCTGGGTTACGGTGGCTGATATTAACATCGGGACCTTAAGGAGCCTGCAGAATCAGTACAGGCAGAACATCAATACTATGATTTCCAACAGGGAGAATATCCGCCAGATCCTGCCGGAGACCGATATGGTGCTCAACTGCGTGAAGTGGCCGAAGGGAAATACGCAGTATCTGATTACGAGAGAGATGGTAAGGACGATGGAGCCGGGATCTGTCATTGTGGATATCAGCAATGATGAGCAGGGGGCTCTGGAGACCTTCCATGAGACCACGCATGAGAATCCGCGGTATGTGGAAGAAGGGGTGGTACACTACTGTGTCAGCAACATTCCGGGGGCAATTGCCAATTCTACGTCCGTTGCCTATGCGGCATCCGTGCTTCCGCATTTTCGCAGCATCCTGAACCTGGGAGTTGCAGAAGCCTGCGCAAGAGACGGATTCTTAAGACGGAGCCTTACCGCATATCAAGGCTACCTGACGCATGAGGAGACCAGCGCGCTTCAGAATCGTCCGTGGATCCGTCCGGAAGATATCCTGGGCATAAGCGATAGGGCTTTGGATCCGGCGCCGCCGGCTACGGTCAGCCGATCCGATAATTTTATAAAGTTATAG
- a CDS encoding MerR family transcriptional regulator, with the protein MFRIGQLASIYKISGKTLRYYDELGLLRPKYVDETTGYRYYTSSQIPILNEIFLLKEMGLSLKEITYLMKEEIDKDHTLLKGVLELKQLEFDRQIKELNEKKQTIELLKKKLDKNGGIELSSYNVGIKPVEEMQVASLKASISTYSTQEALWSELLEYLNKCRAKTGNERFTIYYDSVYKSDEIQVEILKRVLAPFPETDRIRCKKQEGYREVAYLLHTGEHESVIDAYEAILTWIEENDYKIVGNIREEFHMDDFTTDDPKEFVTEIQIPVEKRGQEFVR; encoded by the coding sequence ATGTTTCGGATTGGACAATTAGCAAGTATCTACAAAATTTCTGGAAAGACGTTGAGGTATTACGATGAATTAGGGCTTTTGAGGCCTAAATATGTGGATGAAACCACAGGATATCGCTATTATACATCATCGCAGATTCCCATTCTGAATGAGATTTTTCTTCTGAAGGAGATGGGATTGTCTTTAAAGGAAATCACTTATTTGATGAAGGAGGAGATCGATAAAGACCATACTCTGCTAAAAGGGGTGCTGGAACTCAAGCAGTTGGAATTTGACCGGCAGATTAAGGAACTGAACGAAAAGAAGCAGACAATTGAACTATTGAAGAAAAAACTGGATAAAAACGGAGGTATTGAACTGTCATCCTACAACGTGGGGATCAAGCCGGTGGAAGAGATGCAGGTAGCAAGCCTGAAAGCCTCCATCAGCACCTATTCCACCCAGGAAGCGCTGTGGTCCGAACTTCTGGAATACCTGAATAAATGCAGGGCCAAGACAGGAAATGAACGGTTTACCATTTATTATGACTCCGTATATAAGAGTGACGAGATTCAGGTAGAGATTCTCAAAAGGGTTCTGGCGCCGTTCCCGGAGACGGACAGGATCCGCTGTAAAAAGCAGGAGGGCTACAGGGAAGTGGCATACCTGCTGCATACAGGAGAACACGAAAGCGTGATCGACGCTTACGAGGCGATACTTACATGGATTGAGGAAAATGACTATAAGATAGTCGGAAATATCCGGGAAGAATTCCACATGGATGATTTTACAACGGATGATCCAAAGGAATTTGTAACAGAGATACAGATTCCGGTCGAGAAGAGAGGCCAGGAGTTTGTCAGATAG
- a CDS encoding cyclase family protein: MKFIDLTREINNETQVCPCDKVPVVENYATTEEEGVNVKFMKMGTHTSTHIDAPYHISKSGKTLNDFPVERFIGQGIVLDFSDKGDIYEITREDIMAHADELKKVDFAILNTGWAKYYGTWDFFRHPYLSGDAALALVELGIKIVGTDGSSADAAYGFSTAKRLENPTFSEILENIERENIKNEAHAALLGNECLIVEYMCNLEQLPKEAATYSFLPLKLMEADGSPVRAICMISE; encoded by the coding sequence ATGAAATTTATTGACTTAACAAGGGAGATTAACAACGAGACGCAGGTGTGCCCTTGTGACAAAGTGCCCGTGGTAGAAAATTATGCGACCACAGAAGAAGAAGGGGTTAACGTGAAGTTTATGAAGATGGGGACGCATACGTCTACGCACATTGATGCGCCTTATCATATAAGCAAGAGCGGCAAGACCTTGAATGACTTTCCGGTAGAGCGTTTTATCGGGCAGGGAATCGTACTTGACTTCAGCGATAAGGGAGACATCTATGAGATTACGCGGGAGGATATCATGGCCCATGCGGATGAACTGAAGAAAGTGGATTTTGCAATCCTGAATACAGGGTGGGCAAAGTATTACGGAACTTGGGATTTCTTCCGCCATCCTTATCTTTCAGGGGATGCGGCACTGGCATTGGTAGAACTTGGAATTAAGATTGTGGGAACGGACGGAAGTTCTGCCGACGCTGCATATGGATTCTCGACCGCAAAACGTCTGGAAAATCCGACATTCTCAGAGATTCTTGAAAATATTGAGCGTGAGAATATTAAGAATGAAGCCCATGCGGCGCTGCTGGGAAATGAGTGCCTCATAGTGGAATATATGTGTAACTTAGAGCAGCTGCCGAAAGAAGCCGCAACCTATTCTTTCCTGCCGCTGAAACTGATGGAAGCAGATGGATCTCCTGTACGGGCAATCTGCATGATCTCGGAATAG
- a CDS encoding Na+/H+ antiporter NhaC family protein — translation METMGFISIIPAILAIVLSFVTRNTIVALAIACITGTLLSGQGLFGFPTLLKESLGTTSFSWVMLLNTFIGILVAYFQKTGAIQGFSQKVHDRNLSRKGAQLMAWILGIFIYFSDSFSPLFVGSVMRSITDKAKVSREKLAYIADSTSAPVSVLMPITGWAAYLMGLAVGVGCIATDKDASALFLKAIPFNFYPIFAVLFVGLLASGIIKDFGPMKKAERRAQEEGKVLRDGATPLIGKELTDMEAYPGLKPRIFLNFIFPVLMIISIAIGTYIAFSSAKTMEAFLMVVIFMTVSMMIQGIPFKEVMSTLTDGVKGAIPAVMLLALAYSVNALSSQMGTANYIINMTEGLLTPHLLPAIIFLVSAVMAFATGSSWGTFAICMPIALPLAFNFTGGTLTILVIASFAAVAGGGVFGDHCSPLSDTTVLSSTGAAADHIDHVKTQLPYALVCGALAMAAYLVVGFCFV, via the coding sequence ATGGAAACAATGGGATTTATATCAATCATCCCGGCAATCCTGGCAATCGTACTGTCATTCGTAACGAGAAATACGATCGTTGCGCTGGCAATTGCCTGTATTACCGGAACACTGCTGTCCGGACAGGGCCTGTTCGGATTCCCGACGCTTTTAAAAGAGAGCCTTGGCACCACCAGTTTTTCCTGGGTTATGCTTCTGAATACCTTTATCGGCATTCTGGTGGCTTACTTTCAGAAGACTGGAGCGATCCAGGGATTTTCTCAGAAGGTGCATGACAGGAATTTAAGCCGCAAAGGCGCACAGCTGATGGCGTGGATTCTGGGCATCTTCATCTACTTCAGCGACTCTTTCAGCCCGTTATTCGTAGGTTCGGTTATGCGAAGCATTACGGACAAGGCAAAGGTATCCAGAGAAAAACTGGCCTATATTGCCGACTCCACATCCGCTCCGGTCAGCGTTCTGATGCCGATCACCGGATGGGCAGCCTACCTGATGGGACTCGCTGTAGGCGTGGGATGCATCGCGACTGACAAGGATGCGTCCGCGTTATTCCTGAAGGCGATTCCGTTTAACTTCTATCCGATCTTTGCGGTTCTGTTCGTAGGACTTCTGGCATCCGGGATCATTAAGGACTTCGGACCGATGAAGAAGGCTGAGCGCAGAGCCCAGGAAGAAGGAAAGGTACTGCGGGATGGGGCGACTCCGCTGATTGGCAAGGAACTTACGGACATGGAGGCATACCCGGGACTTAAGCCAAGGATATTCCTGAACTTCATCTTCCCGGTTCTGATGATCATCAGTATTGCGATCGGTACATATATCGCTTTTAGTTCTGCCAAGACCATGGAAGCCTTTCTGATGGTAGTCATCTTTATGACCGTCAGCATGATGATCCAGGGAATCCCATTCAAAGAGGTGATGAGCACTCTGACAGACGGCGTAAAAGGCGCGATTCCGGCAGTCATGCTGCTGGCGCTGGCTTATTCCGTAAATGCATTAAGTTCGCAGATGGGTACCGCAAACTATATCATCAATATGACGGAAGGCTTGCTGACGCCGCATCTGCTCCCGGCAATCATCTTCCTGGTATCTGCCGTTATGGCGTTTGCCACAGGATCTTCCTGGGGAACTTTTGCAATCTGCATGCCAATCGCGCTGCCGCTGGCATTTAACTTTACCGGCGGAACGCTTACAATTCTGGTAATCGCAAGTTTTGCGGCAGTAGCAGGCGGCGGAGTATTTGGAGACCACTGTTCTCCGCTTTCCGATACGACGGTATTGTCGTCTACAGGAGCCGCCGCAGACCATATCGACCATGTTAAGACCCAGCTTCCTTATGCGCTGGTATGCGGAGCGCTGGCTATGGCTGCTTATCTGGTAGTAGGTTTCTGTTTTGTATAA
- a CDS encoding APC family permease, with the protein MGNTNEATENVNVNEEYTTKKLRRVLGKKELISMGLGQIIGSGVFSLTGVAIGFTGRSVVFAFLFGALFSLAVTIPSIFAGSAVRLRGGQYTMASLLLGERFSGFYIIIYIVGNISIGMYALSLADYLLALVPGIPRVPLAVAALTLFFVINLFGVKDAAFIQNILVIILAAALAVFAAVGVFHVQPGYFTGTEPPLFMGGWKGFCMAAIFTSFATTGGGNLVNFSGECKNPTKDVPFAIVLSTLIVTALYAVIGFVAAGVIPVEEVMYQPLSVAAAAFLPKGLYVFFVTGGALLALSTTLNATFGWVTKPVLQACVDGWFPKKLGTINDKYGTPHYLLILFYIVGLVPVIAGLDIDRIANMSMILMNITTFLVVIATARLPKLLPEAWSKSTFKISDGVLKVVCYLCGALLIFQNWLLIEDNTKEIIIGNIILLVLTFIFMVVRYKSGKVKVEVSWEEE; encoded by the coding sequence ATGGGAAACACCAATGAAGCAACTGAGAATGTCAATGTAAATGAAGAATATACTACCAAGAAACTGCGCCGGGTATTAGGCAAGAAAGAATTGATATCCATGGGCTTAGGCCAGATCATCGGCTCCGGCGTATTCTCGCTGACTGGCGTAGCGATCGGCTTTACCGGACGATCCGTCGTATTTGCGTTCCTGTTCGGCGCGCTGTTCTCTCTGGCGGTTACCATCCCCAGCATTTTTGCAGGAAGCGCGGTACGCTTAAGAGGCGGACAGTACACGATGGCAAGCCTCTTGCTTGGCGAACGGTTTTCAGGTTTCTACATAATCATCTATATCGTAGGTAATATTTCGATAGGAATGTACGCGTTGTCGCTGGCGGATTATTTGCTGGCTCTTGTTCCTGGCATCCCCAGGGTACCGCTTGCGGTAGCGGCGTTGACATTGTTCTTCGTTATCAACCTTTTTGGCGTAAAAGACGCGGCGTTTATACAGAATATACTCGTTATTATTCTGGCGGCAGCGCTGGCAGTATTTGCGGCAGTCGGAGTCTTCCATGTACAGCCGGGATATTTTACGGGAACCGAGCCTCCGTTATTCATGGGAGGATGGAAAGGATTCTGCATGGCGGCAATCTTCACCTCATTTGCTACAACCGGTGGCGGTAACCTGGTAAACTTCTCAGGCGAGTGCAAGAACCCGACGAAAGACGTTCCTTTTGCTATCGTGCTCTCTACTCTGATTGTTACGGCGTTATACGCTGTAATCGGATTTGTAGCAGCTGGAGTCATTCCGGTAGAAGAAGTTATGTATCAGCCACTTAGCGTTGCAGCAGCAGCTTTCCTTCCGAAAGGACTGTATGTATTCTTCGTAACAGGAGGAGCCCTGCTTGCCCTGTCCACAACCTTGAACGCTACATTCGGATGGGTTACCAAGCCGGTACTGCAGGCATGCGTAGACGGATGGTTCCCAAAGAAACTTGGTACTATCAATGATAAATATGGAACACCTCATTATCTGCTGATCTTATTCTATATCGTAGGATTAGTTCCAGTTATAGCAGGACTTGATATTGACAGAATTGCCAACATGTCCATGATCCTTATGAACATTACGACTTTCCTTGTAGTTATAGCTACGGCAAGACTTCCGAAACTGCTTCCGGAGGCATGGTCCAAATCAACCTTTAAGATATCTGACGGCGTTCTGAAGGTTGTCTGCTATCTGTGCGGCGCCCTGCTGATTTTCCAGAACTGGCTTCTGATCGAAGACAATACGAAGGAAATCATCATTGGCAACATCATACTTCTGGTTCTTACCTTTATCTTCATGGTAGTGCGCTACAAGTCAGGCAAGGTAAAAGTAGAAGTAAGCTGGGAGGAAGAGTAG